The proteins below are encoded in one region of Clostridium estertheticum:
- a CDS encoding NAD/NADP-dependent octopine/nopaline dehydrogenase family protein — translation MNICILGGGNIGTLLMGDIGRNENISVRLLTSRPDDWNHIIEVCDNDGTIKHTGRIDIISSNPEEIIKDADIIISTLPSYIFSKTLQRIKPFLKKGVWIGMMPGNGGGEFYCNELIENGCTIFGFQRVYGIARLKEYGKSVYDLGKKEELFIGAIPSSNTSEVCKALETILNMKCNPLENFLQVSLTPANPILHTARIYGIFHDYKEGVYFKNMIQFYNEWTDECSEMLIATDEEVQNLCLKLGTIDLKKVGFIKEYFGADSTQQMTKQISGKPALKNIESPLIKTEKGYIPDFNSRYFLEDFPYGLCIIKSFCELAEVKTPFIDKILMWFENFFGVEYYVDGKFIGKDLKVLPLPQNSGIKSIEDVFAYYK, via the coding sequence ATGAATATATGTATTTTAGGTGGTGGAAATATAGGTACACTTTTAATGGGAGACATCGGAAGAAACGAGAATATTTCTGTAAGGCTGTTGACTTCCAGACCAGATGATTGGAACCATATTATTGAGGTTTGTGATAATGATGGCACAATTAAACACACAGGGAGAATAGATATTATATCTAGTAACCCAGAGGAAATAATAAAAGATGCTGACATCATTATATCCACACTTCCATCTTATATATTTAGCAAAACGCTTCAAAGAATAAAGCCTTTTCTTAAAAAGGGAGTTTGGATTGGCATGATGCCAGGTAATGGTGGTGGGGAATTCTATTGCAACGAGCTTATTGAAAACGGCTGTACAATATTCGGATTTCAGAGAGTTTATGGCATAGCTAGATTAAAGGAGTACGGAAAATCTGTATATGACCTAGGTAAGAAAGAAGAGCTTTTTATAGGAGCTATTCCCTCTAGTAATACATCAGAAGTATGCAAGGCATTAGAGACCATACTTAACATGAAGTGTAATCCACTAGAAAATTTTCTGCAAGTTTCACTTACACCGGCTAATCCAATTCTTCATACTGCAAGGATTTATGGAATCTTTCACGATTATAAAGAAGGAGTATATTTTAAAAATATGATTCAATTTTATAACGAGTGGACGGATGAATGTTCAGAAATGTTAATAGCTACTGATGAAGAGGTTCAGAACTTGTGCCTAAAGCTCGGGACTATTGATTTGAAGAAGGTCGGTTTTATAAAAGAGTATTTTGGAGCAGATTCCACGCAGCAAATGACAAAGCAAATTAGTGGTAAGCCTGCGCTTAAGAATATAGAGTCTCCACTTATAAAAACAGAGAAGGGGTATATTCCAGATTTTAATTCAAGATACTTTCTTGAAGATTTCCCATATGGACTATGTATTATTAAGAGTTTTTGCGAATTAGCGGAAGTTAAAACTCCATTTATTGATAAAATTCTTATGTGGTTTGAGAACTTTTTCGGGGTTGAATATTATGTAGATGGTAAATTTATAGGAAAAGATTTAAAAGTTCTCCCTCTTCCACAAAATTCCGGGATAAAATCAATAGAAGATGTATTTGCATATTACAAGTAA
- a CDS encoding MBL fold metallo-hydrolase: MLNFIGMGSAFNTEIGNTSAFVKKNDSLILIDCGGTVFHKLQELSMFDELKNLYIVITHTHPDHVGSLGDVIFYSHYILKHKPTIFFPQKELIERFLTSIGVSAEMYNLNINNVEDINDMQLGDFSIDFMPVSHVDTIPAYGFIMKLNGSVFYYSGDASAISNTIVDKLKNGQICRIYQDTCGLDYEGNAHLSLRKLCDTVPHEFRNKVHCMHLDKNITAEDIKNNGFNVVDIYK; this comes from the coding sequence ATGCTTAATTTTATTGGAATGGGAAGTGCTTTTAATACAGAAATTGGTAATACAAGTGCATTTGTAAAGAAAAATGACAGCTTAATTCTTATTGATTGTGGAGGAACAGTTTTTCATAAGTTGCAAGAATTAAGCATGTTTGATGAACTTAAAAATTTGTATATTGTTATAACTCATACACATCCTGACCATGTTGGGAGTCTTGGAGACGTTATATTTTATTCGCATTATATTTTAAAACACAAACCGACTATTTTTTTTCCTCAAAAGGAGCTAATAGAAAGGTTTTTAACTAGCATAGGGGTAAGTGCTGAAATGTACAACCTTAATATTAATAACGTAGAAGATATAAATGATATGCAACTTGGAGATTTTAGTATAGATTTTATGCCTGTTTCTCATGTTGATACAATACCGGCATATGGATTTATAATGAAATTAAATGGAAGTGTGTTTTATTATAGCGGTGATGCTAGTGCTATAAGTAATACAATAGTAGATAAGCTGAAAAACGGACAGATTTGTAGAATTTATCAAGATACATGTGGATTAGATTATGAGGGAAATGCTCACTTATCATTAAGAAAACTTTGTGATACAGTTCCTCACGAATTCAGAAATAAGGTTCATTGTATGCATCTAGATAAAAATATAACAGCTGAAGATATAAAGAATAATGGATTTAATGTTGTAGACATATATAAATAG
- a CDS encoding DUF5316 family protein has translation MCISIVLGKVLNNWILSIKICGSIALVCFGLAGTLNGTFISKNRFRSVTSIDKEDDKVVRSKITNFAMVIGSTNSILAVIIFFLIK, from the coding sequence ATGTGTATTAGTATTGTTTTGGGTAAAGTCCTTAACAATTGGATATTATCTATTAAAATCTGTGGAAGTATAGCTTTAGTATGTTTTGGTTTAGCAGGAACATTAAATGGTACTTTTATTAGTAAAAACAGGTTTAGATCAGTTACTTCCATTGATAAAGAAGACGATAAAGTGGTAAGAAGTAAAATCACTAATTTTGCGATGGTTATAGGGTCAACCAATAGTATTTTGGCTGTTATTATTTTTTTCTTAATAAAATAG
- a CDS encoding DUF6366 family protein has protein sequence MYKRDEQDNREDKRKIEEYKKNPLTNVADAMNRSMIGDLSQLTKGGCLTRIITTVIILGIVFFLTRYYN, from the coding sequence ATGTATAAAAGAGATGAGCAAGATAATAGGGAAGATAAACGCAAAATAGAAGAATATAAAAAGAACCCGCTGACTAATGTGGCTGATGCAATGAACCGTTCAATGATTGGTGATTTAAGTCAGTTAACAAAAGGAGGTTGCCTTACAAGAATTATCACTACTGTTATAATTCTTGGAATAGTGTTTTTTCTTACTCGATATTATAATTAA